Proteins encoded within one genomic window of Desulfonatronospira thiodismutans ASO3-1:
- a CDS encoding SDR family NAD(P)-dependent oxidoreductase translates to MSELKDSTMIVTGASMGIGRALALGLAHEGVNLVLNARSREPLHETAQNCSGHHVMVRTAAGDISRVETVKQCVEKAREMGGLSGFIHAAGILSPGAYLWEMQEESFNEVMDSNVKASFLLVRYAVPEIMNRQNGLAVFVGSGAAEITQPGIGAYCSAKAAQEHLARQLAAETDRITCFVFRPGIVDTRMQDQARQAQGGAAGHLHRVFRPWKERGELLTPEQSAAGLIKLLKGDLNKLHGGIFRAGE, encoded by the coding sequence ATGTCTGAACTAAAAGATAGCACCATGATTGTTACCGGTGCTTCCATGGGAATAGGCAGAGCCCTGGCCCTGGGCCTGGCCCATGAAGGGGTGAATCTGGTCCTGAATGCCAGAAGCCGGGAACCTTTGCATGAAACTGCACAAAATTGTTCAGGACATCATGTTATGGTCAGGACAGCGGCCGGGGATATCTCCAGGGTTGAGACCGTAAAGCAGTGCGTAGAAAAGGCCCGTGAGATGGGCGGCCTGTCCGGTTTTATTCATGCAGCCGGAATACTCAGCCCCGGGGCGTATCTGTGGGAAATGCAGGAGGAGTCCTTCAATGAGGTCATGGATTCCAATGTAAAGGCCTCTTTTCTCCTTGTACGGTATGCTGTACCTGAAATTATGAATCGTCAGAACGGACTGGCGGTTTTCGTGGGCTCTGGTGCTGCAGAAATCACACAGCCGGGGATAGGTGCCTACTGCTCAGCCAAAGCCGCCCAAGAACATCTGGCCAGGCAGCTTGCCGCAGAAACAGACAGGATTACTTGTTTCGTGTTTCGCCCCGGCATTGTTGATACAAGAATGCAGGATCAGGCCAGGCAGGCTCAAGGAGGAGCAGCCGGTCATCTGCACCGGGTGTTCAGGCCGTGGAAGGAAAGAGGGGAGCTTTTGACTCCAGAGCAGTCTGCTGCCGGTCTGATTAAACTTCTGAAGGGCGACTTGAACAAGCTGCACGGGGGAATATTCAGGGCCGGGGAGTAA
- a CDS encoding ABC transporter ATP-binding protein, with the protein MHVQCQIKASLKSGKENFSLEADFDTSSSSIVLFGPSGAGKSLTLMALAGLQTPDSGKIVLDGRTLYDSAKKINIPARKRKVGLLFQDYALFPHLTVMDNVGFGLKRSFRPLKVQQKNKIYQYIQMFGLENHTDKKPHELSGGQRQRAALARALVSNPDLLLLDEPFSALDQPLRIKMRSELGNILEKFNMPMIMVSHDHQDVEAFGETLVSFGHGRVLDVLDYQSRRRQGQDVMDILTPLYQTASI; encoded by the coding sequence ATGCATGTTCAATGTCAGATAAAAGCCAGCCTTAAAAGCGGTAAAGAAAACTTTTCCCTGGAGGCGGATTTTGACACATCGTCTTCATCCATTGTTTTGTTCGGTCCCTCGGGTGCCGGTAAAAGCCTGACTCTAATGGCCCTGGCCGGCCTTCAGACTCCTGACTCGGGAAAAATAGTCCTTGATGGACGCACCCTCTACGACTCGGCAAAAAAAATCAACATCCCTGCCAGAAAACGCAAGGTGGGATTGCTCTTCCAGGATTATGCCCTTTTCCCCCACCTGACAGTCATGGACAACGTGGGCTTTGGACTTAAAAGATCTTTCAGACCTTTGAAAGTTCAGCAAAAAAATAAGATTTACCAGTATATACAAATGTTTGGGCTGGAAAATCATACAGACAAAAAACCTCATGAACTGTCCGGTGGCCAGCGCCAAAGAGCGGCCCTGGCCAGAGCTCTGGTGAGCAACCCCGACCTTCTTTTGCTGGATGAACCTTTCAGCGCCCTGGATCAGCCCCTGCGCATCAAAATGCGCTCTGAACTGGGAAACATCCTGGAAAAATTCAACATGCCCATGATCATGGTCAGCCATGATCACCAGGACGTGGAGGCTTTTGGTGAAACCCTGGTTTCATTCGGCCACGGACGTGTCCTGGACGTACTGGATTACCAGTCCAGAAGAAGGCAGGGGCAAGATGTCATGGACATACTCACCCCCCTTTACCAGACTGCAAGCATATGA
- a CDS encoding homocitrate synthase/isopropylmalate synthase family protein yields MLTFKLGPCNDDIEGSRVIRAVLRHALCKKVFMLIDTTLREGDQRYGLYLSLEQKKVIVDGLHRLGLDELETGSVGRDEELETLIKYARQHHGSTKISLWSPCRIQELEYADSLDPDIISAALPVSDLHIEKRLGLDRCGALRLLERTLAGTDKLKAKLSLGLEDFSRADREFALRAALMARDLGVWRVRLSDTLGVMEPGELMEAVRPFREKLDISLAFHGHNDFGMATANALTALSCGVDYVDVSLLGIGERAGIARLEEVLTFLVYNKGHAGYDVQSLPELSTCVAGLAGVHINPDRAVLGRQLFHCESGLHADALYKSFDLFEPFEPHKMGMQRRISLGRKSGAGAVRGKLMEMGVNPDFVDLEGLVRDVRRAASIKGSPLDDEQVVSMLQGQAG; encoded by the coding sequence ATGCTTACATTTAAACTGGGGCCATGTAATGATGATATAGAAGGCAGCAGGGTGATAAGGGCTGTTTTGAGGCATGCTTTGTGCAAAAAAGTTTTCATGCTTATAGATACTACATTAAGAGAAGGAGACCAGCGCTACGGGCTTTATCTAAGCCTTGAGCAGAAAAAAGTGATTGTGGACGGTTTGCACCGTCTGGGCCTGGATGAGCTGGAGACAGGGTCTGTGGGCAGAGATGAAGAGCTTGAGACCTTGATAAAGTATGCCAGGCAACATCATGGTTCTACAAAAATCAGCCTCTGGTCACCCTGCCGTATTCAGGAACTGGAATACGCCGACAGCCTGGACCCGGACATCATAAGCGCAGCCCTGCCTGTATCAGATCTGCATATTGAGAAGAGACTGGGACTGGACCGGTGCGGGGCGCTCAGGCTACTTGAAAGGACCCTGGCCGGCACGGACAAACTGAAAGCAAAGTTGTCCCTGGGCCTGGAGGATTTTTCCCGGGCTGACCGGGAGTTTGCCCTGCGTGCGGCCCTTATGGCCAGAGATCTGGGAGTGTGGCGCGTCCGCCTTTCAGACACTCTGGGAGTTATGGAGCCTGGAGAGCTGATGGAGGCTGTGAGACCCTTCAGGGAAAAACTGGATATAAGCCTTGCCTTTCATGGTCACAATGATTTCGGTATGGCTACAGCCAATGCTCTCACGGCATTATCCTGCGGGGTGGATTATGTGGATGTTAGCCTGCTGGGAATCGGTGAGCGTGCCGGCATAGCCCGCTTAGAAGAAGTTCTGACCTTTCTGGTGTACAATAAGGGACATGCTGGATACGATGTCCAAAGCCTGCCGGAGCTCAGCACCTGCGTGGCCGGCCTGGCCGGAGTGCACATAAACCCTGACAGGGCGGTTTTGGGCAGGCAGCTTTTTCACTGCGAGTCAGGCCTGCATGCTGATGCGCTGTACAAGTCCTTTGATCTGTTTGAACCTTTTGAGCCCCACAAGATGGGCATGCAGCGCAGGATCAGCCTGGGCAGAAAGAGCGGGGCGGGTGCTGTCCGGGGCAAGCTCATGGAGATGGGTGTAAACCCGGATTTTGTAGACCTGGAGGGACTGGTCAGGGATGTACGCCGGGCCGCCAGCATAAAAGGCTCTCCACTGGATGATGAGCAGGTGGTCAGTATGCTGCAGGGGCAGGCAGGCTGA
- the modA gene encoding molybdate ABC transporter substrate-binding protein — protein sequence MPRITTLFLLSFFLLLSWPVQARELIVSAAASLTEAFEEISAQFEADNPGVRIIRNYAASGALYRQMTQGAPVDVYAPANMHWMQEAARAGLVEAGNLHVFAQNQVVLAVPGSDKPDISTPEDLRLGRIRRIGITSPATSPAGNYAMISLKNLGLWNELEQKMIYAETVTQLMDYIRRGEVDAGLIYASDILRGQDEIHKKYTMPLDTPPAYPVAVLSSSTKPGLARKFVDLVLSQKGQAIMEKNGFQAASQ from the coding sequence ATGCCCAGAATAACAACTCTCTTCCTGTTATCATTCTTTTTGCTTTTATCCTGGCCGGTTCAGGCCAGGGAGCTTATTGTCTCGGCAGCAGCCTCCTTAACAGAAGCATTCGAGGAAATAAGCGCCCAATTCGAGGCCGACAACCCCGGAGTCCGGATCATCAGAAATTACGCCGCATCAGGGGCCCTCTACAGGCAGATGACCCAGGGAGCGCCTGTGGATGTATATGCCCCGGCCAATATGCACTGGATGCAGGAAGCAGCAAGGGCCGGCCTGGTGGAGGCAGGCAACCTTCATGTATTTGCCCAAAACCAGGTAGTACTGGCTGTTCCCGGGTCAGATAAACCTGATATTTCCACTCCTGAAGATTTAAGATTGGGAAGAATCCGTAGAATAGGCATTACCAGTCCAGCCACCTCACCTGCGGGTAATTACGCCATGATTTCCCTTAAAAATCTTGGACTCTGGAATGAGCTGGAACAAAAAATGATTTACGCCGAAACAGTCACCCAGCTTATGGATTATATACGCAGGGGCGAAGTGGATGCAGGGCTGATTTATGCATCGGATATTTTGCGTGGCCAGGATGAAATACACAAAAAATACACAATGCCCCTGGATACTCCCCCCGCCTACCCCGTTGCTGTGTTGAGCAGCAGCACAAAACCCGGGCTTGCCCGTAAATTCGTTGATCTTGTATTATCTCAAAAAGGACAGGCCATCATGGAAAAAAACGGCTTTCAAGCAGCAAGTCAATAA
- a CDS encoding P-II family nitrogen regulator encodes MLMIRAIVRPEKTTEVMQSLLDAGYPALTKVEVAGRGKQRGLKLGEVIYDELPKEMIMTVIPDADKEFVTRAILDSARTGKGSFGDGKIFISPVDEVYTVSSGVKET; translated from the coding sequence ATGCTTATGATTCGCGCCATTGTCCGGCCGGAAAAAACTACAGAGGTAATGCAGTCTCTGCTGGACGCAGGATATCCGGCCCTGACCAAGGTGGAAGTAGCCGGCCGGGGCAAGCAGAGAGGACTCAAGCTGGGAGAGGTAATCTACGACGAACTGCCCAAAGAGATGATAATGACCGTGATCCCTGATGCAGATAAGGAGTTTGTGACCAGGGCCATCCTGGACAGCGCCCGCACAGGCAAAGGCAGCTTCGGCGACGGCAAGATATTCATATCTCCGGTGGATGAAGTTTATACTGTCTCTTCCGGAGTAAAGGAAACATAG
- the nifD gene encoding nitrogenase molybdenum-iron protein alpha chain, which produces MSDLKSCPSVDLEEFVDNILKKYPAKVAKKRKDHILVRKEEDPARESIQANNRTVPGIITQRGCCYAGCKGVVLGPVGDMVHITHGPIGCGFYAWLTRRNLFKPGEDGKNYSTYCFSTDMQEQDIIFGGEKKLKQAIKEAWETFKPNAISVHATCPVGLIGDDVQAVAREAEAELGVKVLAFNCEGYKGVSQSAGHHIANNKLFNETVGTKDEAIPGYSVNILGEYNIGGDAWEIERILEKCGIKIAATFSGDGKYDSMTSSHMASLNLIMCYRSINYLAEMMETKYGIPWAKVNFIGVKAMSKSLRKIARFFEDPELTRRIEEVIKEEEESVEQKLAPYRERLQGKTAMLFVGGSRAHHYQDLLRDLGMEPVAAGYEFAHRDDYEGSHIAGKIKVDADSRNIEELKVEPDPEKYSPRVSPEKKKELEQESVLGHYHGMIPDMPPGTLVVDDISHLELEELIKTLKPDIILSGIKDKYVIEKFNVPSKQIHNYDYSGPFAGYKGAVNFARDIDMMINNPAWKLAVPPFEKKPLLSADLGTD; this is translated from the coding sequence ATGTCAGATCTTAAATCATGTCCCAGCGTGGACCTGGAAGAATTTGTAGACAACATCCTGAAGAAATATCCGGCCAAAGTGGCCAAAAAACGAAAAGACCATATCCTGGTGCGCAAGGAAGAGGACCCCGCCCGGGAGAGCATTCAGGCCAACAACAGGACTGTGCCGGGCATCATCACCCAGAGGGGCTGCTGCTATGCAGGCTGCAAGGGGGTTGTGCTGGGCCCGGTGGGGGATATGGTTCATATCACTCACGGTCCCATAGGCTGCGGGTTTTACGCCTGGCTCACCAGGCGCAATCTCTTCAAGCCCGGCGAAGATGGAAAAAACTATTCCACGTACTGTTTTTCCACGGACATGCAGGAGCAAGATATTATTTTTGGAGGGGAAAAAAAGCTCAAACAGGCCATCAAGGAAGCCTGGGAGACCTTTAAACCCAATGCCATAAGCGTGCATGCCACCTGTCCAGTGGGCCTGATAGGCGACGATGTTCAGGCCGTGGCCAGGGAAGCAGAGGCAGAGCTGGGAGTAAAGGTCCTGGCCTTCAACTGCGAGGGCTACAAGGGAGTCAGCCAGTCTGCAGGCCATCACATTGCCAACAACAAACTGTTCAACGAGACAGTGGGCACAAAAGACGAGGCTATCCCCGGATACAGTGTGAATATACTCGGAGAGTACAACATCGGTGGTGATGCCTGGGAAATAGAAAGAATCCTGGAAAAATGCGGCATCAAAATTGCCGCTACCTTCAGCGGGGACGGCAAGTATGATTCCATGACCTCCTCGCACATGGCCTCTTTAAACCTCATCATGTGCTACAGGTCCATCAACTACCTGGCGGAGATGATGGAAACCAAGTACGGCATACCCTGGGCCAAGGTCAATTTCATCGGGGTCAAGGCCATGTCCAAATCCCTGCGCAAGATAGCCAGGTTCTTTGAAGACCCTGAGCTTACCAGGCGGATTGAAGAAGTAATAAAGGAAGAAGAAGAGAGCGTGGAGCAAAAGCTGGCCCCCTACAGGGAACGTCTGCAGGGTAAAACCGCCATGCTTTTCGTGGGAGGCTCCAGGGCACATCACTACCAGGACCTTTTACGCGACCTGGGCATGGAGCCGGTAGCGGCAGGCTATGAATTCGCCCACAGAGACGACTACGAAGGCAGTCACATAGCAGGGAAAATCAAGGTAGATGCTGACAGCAGGAACATAGAAGAACTCAAAGTGGAGCCTGATCCTGAAAAGTACAGCCCCCGGGTTTCTCCTGAAAAGAAAAAGGAGCTCGAACAGGAATCTGTACTGGGGCACTACCACGGCATGATTCCGGATATGCCCCCGGGCACTCTCGTGGTGGACGACATAAGCCATCTGGAACTGGAAGAACTCATCAAAACTCTTAAGCCGGATATTATCCTCTCCGGGATCAAGGACAAGTACGTAATCGAAAAATTCAACGTTCCCAGCAAGCAGATTCACAACTACGATTATTCCGGGCCCTTTGCCGGATATAAAGGGGCAGTCAACTTCGCCCGGGATATCGATATGATGATCAACAACCCGGCCTGGAAGCTTGCAGTCCCTCCCTTTGAGAAAAAGCCGCTGCTTTCGGCAGATCTGGGAACCGACTAA
- a CDS encoding sigma-54-dependent Fis family transcriptional regulator — MESLTQVKLNVLHEISKVIEKALDLDKALEAILKILADSLSMKRGAFSFIEEDSGLLVISASHGLTSQEKNRGVYRMDEGVTGRIFSTGKPFIVPDIAKEPLFLDKTGSRSMEKERISFAGVPVTLQGTTVGVLTVDRLFDQDISLEEDIQLLSIVAAMVAQFVSLNRQVKDREENLRRENQNLKTRLSSSFQRFFIVGKSSSMLQVRQMMEKVAPTRATVLLLGESGTGKTLIAGIIHELSERGKFPFIKVNCASLPENLLESELFGYEKGAFTGAERSKPGRFEEAHRGTIFLDEIGEMPAGLQAKLLRFLQEREFERLGGVKTHRVDVRVIAATNKELDKEVQEGRFREDLYYRLNVFPIWVPSLRERREDIPSLINHFLDKMAREYGRRLVLSNSSLDYLVEYEWPGNIREMENLMEKLSIMSEGQIVALKDLPSDMQQEKVCPGKVQEQARDHSLLDMEKKEILSALQRNSWIQSRAARELGLTQRQMGYRIKKFNLEEYVSRKKNIEKPLD, encoded by the coding sequence ATGGAATCTCTGACCCAAGTCAAACTAAATGTCCTGCATGAAATCAGCAAGGTTATAGAAAAGGCCCTGGACCTGGACAAGGCCCTGGAAGCCATTCTGAAGATCCTGGCCGACTCCCTGAGCATGAAACGCGGAGCATTTTCCTTTATTGAAGAAGACAGCGGACTTCTGGTCATCAGCGCATCCCACGGCCTGACATCCCAGGAGAAAAACAGAGGGGTGTACCGCATGGATGAAGGCGTGACCGGGCGTATCTTCTCAACGGGCAAGCCCTTTATCGTGCCGGATATTGCAAAGGAACCCCTGTTCCTGGATAAGACAGGGTCCAGGAGCATGGAAAAGGAGCGGATTTCCTTTGCAGGCGTACCGGTAACCCTGCAGGGAACCACGGTGGGCGTTTTGACCGTGGACAGGCTCTTTGACCAGGACATATCCCTTGAGGAGGATATTCAGCTATTGAGCATCGTGGCCGCCATGGTAGCCCAGTTTGTCAGCCTGAACCGCCAGGTTAAAGACCGGGAAGAAAACCTGCGCAGAGAAAACCAGAATCTGAAAACCAGGCTTTCCAGCTCTTTTCAGAGGTTTTTTATTGTGGGCAAGAGCTCCAGCATGCTCCAGGTGCGACAGATGATGGAGAAGGTCGCCCCCACCAGGGCGACGGTCCTTTTGCTGGGAGAATCCGGCACAGGCAAGACTCTGATAGCTGGAATCATTCATGAATTAAGTGAAAGGGGAAAATTCCCTTTCATCAAGGTCAACTGCGCTTCCCTTCCGGAAAACCTTCTGGAGTCCGAGCTGTTTGGATATGAGAAGGGAGCTTTTACAGGGGCGGAGAGATCCAAGCCGGGGCGCTTTGAAGAGGCGCACAGAGGAACTATATTCCTGGACGAAATCGGGGAGATGCCGGCGGGGCTTCAGGCCAAGCTGCTCAGGTTCCTCCAGGAAAGGGAGTTTGAGCGTCTGGGAGGCGTCAAAACCCACCGGGTGGACGTAAGGGTCATTGCAGCCACCAACAAGGAACTGGACAAAGAGGTTCAAGAAGGCCGGTTTCGCGAAGACCTGTACTATCGCCTGAATGTCTTCCCCATCTGGGTACCTTCACTGCGCGAAAGAAGAGAGGATATCCCCTCCCTGATCAATCATTTTCTGGACAAAATGGCCCGGGAATACGGCAGGAGGCTGGTCCTGAGCAACTCCAGCCTGGATTATCTGGTTGAGTACGAATGGCCGGGCAATATCCGGGAAATGGAAAACCTCATGGAAAAACTCTCCATAATGAGCGAAGGACAGATAGTGGCATTAAAGGACCTGCCATCAGATATGCAGCAAGAAAAGGTTTGCCCCGGAAAAGTTCAGGAGCAGGCCCGGGATCACTCGCTTCTGGACATGGAGAAAAAAGAAATCCTGTCCGCCTTGCAGCGCAACAGCTGGATTCAGTCCAGGGCGGCCAGGGAACTTGGTCTCACCCAGCGCCAGATGGGGTATCGCATCAAGAAATTCAACCTGGAAGAATACGTGTCCCGGAAGAAAAATATTGAAAAACCCCTGGACTGA
- the nifH gene encoding nitrogenase iron protein: MRKVAIYGKGGIGKSTTTQNTVAGLVELGKRVMVVGCDPKADSTRLLLGGLSQQTVLDTLREEGEDVELDDVRIGGYGNSLCVESGGPEPGVGCAGRGIITSINLLEQLGAYEEDESLDYVFYDVLGDVVCGGFAMPIREGKAQEIYIVVSGEMMAMYAANNICKGIRKFSETGGVRLGGLICNSRAVDNEEAMIKAFAEKLGSQMIYFVPRDNDVQRAEINRKTVIDFTPQAPQADHYRNLAKAMDSNQMFVVPTPIETEELESLLLEYGILETA; this comes from the coding sequence ATGCGCAAAGTAGCAATCTACGGCAAAGGCGGAATCGGCAAATCAACAACAACCCAGAATACAGTAGCAGGCCTGGTGGAACTGGGCAAAAGAGTCATGGTGGTTGGTTGTGACCCCAAAGCGGACTCCACCAGGCTTCTGCTGGGGGGACTCTCTCAGCAGACTGTACTGGATACCCTGCGCGAGGAAGGCGAGGATGTGGAACTCGACGATGTACGTATCGGTGGATACGGCAATTCCCTGTGCGTGGAGTCCGGTGGACCGGAACCTGGAGTGGGCTGCGCCGGACGCGGCATCATTACTTCCATCAATCTGCTGGAACAGCTGGGGGCCTATGAGGAAGACGAGAGCCTGGACTATGTATTTTACGACGTCCTGGGCGACGTTGTCTGCGGTGGCTTTGCCATGCCCATCCGGGAAGGAAAGGCCCAGGAGATATACATTGTTGTTTCAGGGGAAATGATGGCCATGTATGCGGCCAACAACATCTGCAAAGGCATAAGGAAGTTTTCCGAAACCGGGGGTGTTCGCCTGGGCGGTCTTATCTGCAACAGCAGGGCTGTGGACAACGAGGAGGCAATGATCAAGGCCTTTGCTGAAAAGCTGGGCAGTCAGATGATTTACTTTGTCCCCCGGGATAATGATGTGCAGCGGGCCGAGATCAATCGCAAAACGGTTATCGACTTCACTCCCCAGGCCCCGCAGGCGGATCACTACCGCAACCTGGCCAAAGCAATGGACAGCAACCAGATGTTCGTAGTCCCCACACCCATTGAGACAGAAGAACTGGAAAGCCTGCTTCTGGAATACGGAATCCTGGAAACCGCTTAA
- the modB gene encoding molybdate ABC transporter permease subunit, with protein MDFTLDTSFLYPLQLTLKVASLATFFALLLGVAAALVIHKYRFFGRDLVDSVLTLPLVLPPTVLGYYLLVVMGRNSFLGRWLEDSLGISLVFTWQGAVVAATVVAFPLVFRSTRSALENVNPSYENAARTLGCSEPNVFFRVSLPLAMPGILSGTMLAYARAMGEFGATLMVAGNMPGRTQTMPLAIYSAVQSGNNALANSLVVIISVVCIIILWTSGKLLKPRR; from the coding sequence ATGGATTTTACCCTTGATACTTCTTTTCTGTACCCACTGCAGCTTACCCTCAAGGTAGCTTCTCTGGCAACTTTTTTTGCCCTGTTACTGGGGGTTGCAGCAGCCCTTGTCATCCATAAATACCGATTTTTCGGCCGGGATCTGGTAGATTCAGTCCTTACCCTGCCTCTGGTCCTCCCCCCTACAGTACTTGGCTATTATCTGCTGGTTGTGATGGGCAGAAACAGTTTCCTGGGCAGATGGCTGGAAGACTCGCTGGGCATTTCCCTGGTTTTTACCTGGCAGGGTGCCGTGGTAGCCGCAACAGTTGTGGCCTTTCCCCTGGTCTTTCGATCCACCCGTTCCGCCCTGGAAAACGTAAATCCCTCTTATGAAAACGCTGCCAGAACCCTTGGCTGCAGCGAACCCAATGTCTTTTTCCGCGTATCCCTGCCCCTGGCCATGCCCGGCATCCTGTCCGGCACTATGCTGGCTTATGCGCGGGCCATGGGAGAATTCGGGGCAACTCTTATGGTGGCCGGCAACATGCCCGGCCGGACCCAGACCATGCCACTGGCCATATACAGCGCAGTTCAGTCCGGCAACAATGCCCTGGCCAACTCCTTAGTGGTAATCATCTCAGTGGTCTGCATTATTATCCTGTGGACCTCAGGCAAACTTCTTAAACCCAGAAGGTAG
- a CDS encoding P-II family nitrogen regulator yields MKEVMAIIRANKINQTKKALVAAGLPSFTAVKCMGRGSRPVDFEMLEAMNRSPEDAGEILPILSQGGRLIPKRMLSLIVPPQKVQEVVDIIMQENSTGNQGDGKVFVLPISDVLRVRTEEEGLQAIDEMQQ; encoded by the coding sequence ATGAAAGAAGTGATGGCCATTATCCGGGCCAATAAAATAAACCAGACAAAAAAGGCCCTGGTGGCTGCCGGCCTGCCCTCATTCACGGCTGTGAAATGCATGGGCCGTGGGAGTCGTCCTGTGGATTTTGAAATGCTGGAAGCCATGAACAGGTCCCCTGAAGATGCCGGGGAGATACTGCCCATCCTTTCCCAGGGCGGCAGGCTTATCCCCAAACGGATGTTAAGCCTCATAGTACCTCCGCAAAAGGTACAGGAGGTGGTGGATATCATCATGCAGGAAAACAGTACAGGAAACCAGGGGGACGGCAAGGTATTCGTTCTGCCCATAAGTGACGTCCTGAGGGTCAGGACCGAAGAAGAGGGCCTTCAGGCCATTGATGAAATGCAGCAATGA